In Candidatus Kaistella beijingensis, a genomic segment contains:
- a CDS encoding DUF4292 domain-containing protein, with protein sequence MKNIILAVAAMVLMVSCKTKSAVNNPISTTTPITSNSAFFKKIKEQPNFQQLKISSKVNVEGNSFIPTLDATIYIENGQKVWMNMIAVILNVGRGVATPSGIKGYEKWNKTYIESDFTYLNNLMNVNFIDYNALQNLLMGKTFIPVNEKDFVLTKNAQGYNLSSTKNLIFKNNGETSEYHVSIDYSNDFDLTRVNMKDTKSADNLEVSYANYIDFNTIKLPKNVKIIIKGSKTSQILMENTKFDSSKMETPYSVPNNYTKTEIR encoded by the coding sequence ATGAAAAATATTATTTTAGCAGTCGCAGCAATGGTTTTAATGGTGTCGTGTAAAACGAAATCCGCTGTAAATAATCCAATAAGTACAACGACTCCTATCACTTCAAACAGCGCTTTTTTTAAAAAAATTAAAGAGCAGCCTAACTTTCAGCAACTTAAAATTAGTTCAAAAGTGAATGTTGAAGGCAATAGTTTTATCCCAACTTTAGACGCCACCATTTACATCGAAAACGGACAAAAAGTTTGGATGAACATGATTGCAGTGATCTTAAACGTTGGTCGTGGGGTTGCCACTCCAAGCGGAATTAAAGGCTACGAAAAATGGAACAAAACCTATATCGAATCCGACTTTACTTATCTTAATAATTTGATGAACGTTAACTTTATCGATTATAATGCATTACAGAATTTGTTGATGGGAAAAACGTTCATTCCCGTAAATGAAAAAGATTTTGTTTTGACTAAAAATGCGCAAGGTTATAACTTAAGCTCAACCAAAAATCTTATATTTAAAAACAACGGGGAAACTTCGGAATATCATGTTTCCATCGATTATTCCAACGATTTTGATTTGACGAGAGTAAACATGAAAGACACGAAATCTGCCGACAATTTGGAGGTTTCTTATGCAAACTACATCGACTTCAATACTATTAAACTCCCAAAAAACGTTAAAATAATTATAAAAGGGTCAAAAACAAGCCAAATTTTAATGGAAAACACGAAATTTGACAGTTCTAAAATGGAGACTCCGTACTCCGTCCCAAATAATTATACGAAAACTGAGATTAGATGA
- a CDS encoding sugar phosphate nucleotidyltransferase — MKIIVPMAGRGSRLRPHTLTVPKPLIPIAGKPIVQRLVEDIAKVAGEKIDEIAFIIGDFGPEVEASLIQIAEKLGAKGSVYTQDEPLGTAHAIKCAENSMQGDVVVAFADTLFKADFVLDKNSDGVIWVKKVDDPSAFGVVKLDDYGFITDFVEKPKTFVSDLAIIGIYYFSSAEKLMAEINYIMTNDIKQGGEYQLTTALENLRQKGAKFSLGKVDDWMDCGNKNATVETNGKVLEYERAEFSQFPASAKIENCLIIPPCFIGENVEISNSKIGPKVSIGNNTKVVNSNIDNSLIQENTVIDHGNLSNSMIGNSAQYFGVAREISLGDYSVLDFLSKDGN; from the coding sequence ATGAAAATAATCGTTCCGATGGCGGGAAGAGGTTCCCGATTGAGACCACACACTTTAACTGTTCCAAAACCATTAATCCCGATCGCAGGAAAACCGATTGTACAAAGATTGGTTGAAGACATTGCCAAAGTTGCAGGCGAAAAAATTGACGAAATCGCTTTTATTATCGGAGATTTCGGACCTGAAGTGGAAGCGTCTTTAATTCAGATTGCTGAAAAATTGGGCGCAAAAGGAAGCGTTTACACACAAGATGAACCACTCGGAACCGCACATGCGATTAAATGCGCAGAAAACTCAATGCAGGGCGATGTTGTGGTAGCTTTTGCGGACACTTTATTTAAAGCAGACTTTGTTTTAGATAAAAATTCTGACGGGGTAATTTGGGTGAAAAAAGTAGACGACCCATCTGCTTTTGGTGTTGTGAAATTGGACGATTATGGCTTTATTACTGATTTCGTAGAAAAACCAAAAACTTTTGTTTCGGATCTGGCGATCATTGGAATTTATTATTTCAGTTCTGCAGAAAAATTAATGGCCGAAATTAATTATATCATGACCAATGACATAAAGCAAGGTGGTGAATATCAATTAACTACCGCTTTGGAAAACCTTCGCCAAAAAGGAGCAAAATTCTCCCTCGGAAAGGTTGATGATTGGATGGATTGCGGAAACAAAAACGCAACCGTGGAAACCAACGGAAAAGTTTTGGAGTATGAAAGAGCAGAATTCTCGCAATTTCCTGCTTCTGCAAAAATTGAAAACTGTTTGATTATTCCACCTTGTTTTATTGGGGAAAATGTAGAAATTTCCAACTCTAAAATTGGACCTAAAGTTTCTATTGGAAATAATACGAAAGTTGTAAATTCAAATATTGACAACTCATTAATTCAAGAAAACACCGTAATTGATCACGGAAATTTGAGCAATTCCATGATTGGAAATTCTGCACAATATTTCGGCGTTGCGCGTGAAATTTCACTTGGCGACTATTCTGTTTTAGATTTTTTATCAAAAGACGGAAATTAA
- a CDS encoding oligosaccharide flippase family protein translates to MYKKLLGQTAIYGLSTVIIRLFPFIISPFVTHAFGPKALAPFIDFYSVAGIIIVLLSHGMETTFFRFAEKEDNSTKLISTATLSVVGASFLFMLFCYIFRQDLAIAFKTPDQVDLLTMMLIVLGLDGLSTMPFVILRKTGRPKKYAIIKIINGVVNFLLVVLFIVVLPRLGDKGILGFTYNKDFGIGYVFVANLVASAVTFLLLFQELKSVRFSAFSWDLWKQMMKYSWPITIAGLAGVINETMDRQFLKYLLPDGINTEQMAIYGAVCKIVTFLTLFRQAYLLGIEPFFFSHAKNENSGQSYAKLMDMFVIVNSVILLALCANLDWLGKLYLSNPAYNEGIPIVPIVLMAAVFLGIYLNMSVWYKLSDKTIFGAYLSILGAAVTIVINFYFIPKYGYWASTWATFFSYFSMMTVSYFLGQYFYPVPYHMKKILGYLGLSILFSVLSYYVFKGNLILGNLLLIIFLAIVFYFEKDTLRRLR, encoded by the coding sequence TTGTATAAGAAATTACTCGGACAAACGGCGATTTATGGATTAAGCACCGTAATTATACGCCTGTTCCCCTTTATAATCAGTCCGTTTGTAACGCATGCGTTCGGTCCGAAAGCGTTGGCTCCGTTCATCGACTTCTATTCGGTTGCAGGAATCATCATCGTATTGCTTTCGCACGGAATGGAAACCACTTTTTTCCGTTTTGCAGAGAAAGAAGATAACAGCACAAAACTGATTTCCACGGCGACTTTAAGTGTAGTCGGAGCATCGTTTCTCTTCATGCTGTTCTGTTATATTTTCCGACAGGATTTGGCGATTGCGTTCAAAACTCCCGATCAAGTTGATTTATTGACAATGATGCTTATCGTTCTAGGATTGGACGGACTTTCAACGATGCCTTTCGTTATTTTAAGAAAAACAGGACGGCCAAAAAAATATGCAATAATTAAAATCATTAATGGCGTCGTGAATTTCTTACTGGTCGTTTTATTCATCGTGGTTTTACCAAGGTTAGGCGACAAAGGAATTCTCGGCTTTACTTATAATAAAGATTTCGGAATCGGTTATGTTTTTGTGGCGAATTTGGTTGCAAGTGCCGTTACTTTTTTATTGCTTTTTCAAGAATTAAAATCCGTGAGGTTTTCCGCTTTTAGTTGGGACTTGTGGAAACAGATGATGAAATATTCTTGGCCAATTACGATTGCAGGTTTAGCCGGAGTCATCAACGAAACGATGGACAGACAGTTTTTAAAATATCTCCTTCCCGATGGAATCAACACGGAACAAATGGCGATTTATGGCGCAGTCTGCAAAATCGTGACTTTTTTGACTTTATTCAGACAGGCCTATCTTTTAGGAATTGAGCCTTTTTTTTTCTCCCACGCAAAAAATGAAAATTCGGGACAATCCTACGCGAAACTGATGGATATGTTCGTGATTGTGAACAGCGTAATTTTACTCGCACTTTGTGCCAATTTAGATTGGTTGGGAAAACTTTACCTTTCAAATCCTGCCTATAACGAAGGAATTCCAATTGTGCCTATTGTTTTGATGGCGGCAGTTTTTCTTGGAATTTATTTGAACATGTCGGTTTGGTACAAACTTTCAGACAAAACCATTTTCGGTGCATATCTTTCCATTTTAGGAGCGGCGGTTACGATTGTCATTAACTTTTATTTCATTCCAAAATACGGATATTGGGCTTCAACTTGGGCAACTTTCTTTAGTTACTTTTCAATGATGACGGTTTCCTATTTTCTTGGGCAATATTTTTATCCCGTTCCTTACCACATGAAGAAAATTTTGGGTTATTTGGGATTGAGTATTTTGTTTTCCGTACTTTCTTATTATGTCTTTAAAGGAAACTTAATATTAGGAAACCTATTATTAATCATATTTTTAGCAATTGTTTTCTATTTTGAAAAAGATACCTTGCGAAGATTGCGATGA
- a CDS encoding dihydroorotase, giving the protein MKILIKNAKIVNENQIFESDLLIEKDLISKISKNISEEGADKIIDASGKYLLPGIIDDQVHFREPGLTHKGDIESESRAAIAGGVTSFIEQPNTVPNAVTKELLEEKYQIASEKSFANYSFMMGGTNDNLEEILKTNPRNVAGIKLFLGSSTGNMLVDNPETLENIFSKTKMLIAVHCEDESTIRKNTEIYKEKFGEDIPMMYHHLIRSEEACYLSSSKAVELAKKTGARLHIFHVSTAKETELFQNNIPLKDKKITAEVCVHHLTFTNEDYETKGTLIKWNPAVKTEKDKVGLWEALLDDRIDIVATDHAPHTWQEKQNVYTKAPSGAPLVQHSLVAMIEHFKKGKISLEKIVEKMCHNPAILFQIEKRGFVKEGFKADLVLVDLDDEFTISKENILYKCGWSPLEGMTFHSKITHTFVNGNLVFENGKFSEEKFGERLLFER; this is encoded by the coding sequence ATGAAAATCCTTATTAAAAATGCCAAAATCGTCAATGAAAATCAAATTTTTGAGAGTGATTTGTTGATTGAAAAAGACCTCATTTCAAAAATCTCAAAAAATATTTCTGAAGAAGGTGCTGATAAAATTATTGATGCATCAGGAAAATATCTTTTGCCTGGGATTATTGACGACCAAGTACATTTTCGCGAACCTGGACTTACTCACAAAGGTGATATAGAAAGTGAATCGAGAGCAGCAATTGCAGGTGGCGTTACAAGTTTCATCGAGCAACCGAACACGGTTCCAAATGCAGTTACCAAAGAACTTTTGGAAGAAAAATATCAAATTGCGTCTGAAAAATCCTTCGCCAATTACTCCTTTATGATGGGCGGAACGAATGATAATCTTGAAGAAATTTTAAAAACAAACCCGAGAAATGTGGCGGGAATTAAACTTTTTCTCGGTTCATCGACAGGAAATATGTTGGTTGATAATCCCGAAACTTTAGAAAATATTTTCAGCAAAACCAAAATGCTTATCGCGGTTCATTGTGAAGATGAATCTACCATTAGAAAGAATACCGAAATCTACAAGGAAAAATTCGGCGAAGATATTCCGATGATGTACCATCATTTGATTCGAAGTGAAGAAGCTTGTTATCTTTCTTCATCAAAAGCAGTTGAACTTGCAAAAAAAACAGGAGCGAGGCTGCATATTTTCCATGTTTCTACGGCAAAAGAAACGGAGCTTTTTCAAAACAATATTCCCTTAAAAGATAAAAAAATCACCGCAGAAGTTTGCGTACATCACCTCACTTTTACAAATGAAGATTACGAAACAAAAGGAACTTTAATCAAATGGAACCCCGCCGTAAAAACAGAAAAAGATAAAGTTGGACTTTGGGAAGCGCTTTTGGATGATAGAATTGATATCGTTGCAACCGACCACGCTCCACACACTTGGCAAGAAAAACAAAATGTTTACACCAAAGCACCTTCAGGAGCGCCGCTTGTTCAGCATTCTTTGGTTGCGATGATTGAGCATTTCAAGAAGGGCAAAATTTCTTTAGAAAAAATTGTGGAGAAAATGTGTCACAATCCTGCAATCCTTTTTCAGATCGAAAAACGTGGCTTTGTAAAAGAAGGATTCAAAGCGGACTTGGTTTTGGTAGATTTGGATGATGAATTCACCATCTCAAAAGAAAATATTTTGTACAAATGCGGTTGGAGTCCGTTGGAAGGAATGACTTTTCACTCTAAAATAACGCACACTTTTGTCAACGGAAACTTGGTTTTTGAGAACGGGAAGTTTTCTGAAGAAAAGTTTGGGGAGAGATTGTTGTTTGAGAGATAA
- a CDS encoding SDR family oxidoreductase gives MNIYTQPMLREDALKDKVAIVTGGGSGLGKAMTKYFLQLGAKVVITSRNLEKLQITAKELEEETGGKVLCVSCDVRNWDEVEAMKEAAIKEFGKIDILLNNAAGNFISPTERLTHSAFDSILDIVLKGTKNCTLSIGKYWIENKIPGTVLNIVTTYAWTGSAYVVPSACAKAGVLAMTRSLAVEWAKYGIRFNAIAPGPFPTKGAWERLLPGNLAEKFDMRKKVPLRRVGEHQELANLAAYLVSDFSAYVNGEVVTIDGGEWLQGAGEFNMLEEIPQEMWDMLEAMIKAKKSQ, from the coding sequence ATGAATATTTACACACAACCTATGCTTCGCGAAGATGCATTGAAAGATAAAGTCGCCATCGTAACAGGAGGCGGAAGCGGACTTGGAAAAGCCATGACCAAATATTTTCTGCAACTCGGCGCGAAAGTCGTCATCACCTCTAGAAATCTTGAAAAATTACAAATCACGGCAAAAGAATTGGAGGAAGAAACAGGCGGAAAAGTGCTTTGTGTTTCCTGCGACGTTAGAAATTGGGATGAAGTGGAAGCAATGAAAGAAGCCGCAATAAAGGAATTTGGTAAAATCGATATTTTACTAAATAATGCGGCGGGAAATTTTATTTCACCAACGGAAAGATTGACGCATTCTGCTTTCGACTCTATTTTAGATATCGTTTTAAAGGGAACAAAAAATTGTACCCTTTCCATCGGAAAATATTGGATTGAAAATAAAATTCCAGGAACCGTTTTAAATATTGTCACTACTTATGCATGGACCGGCTCTGCGTATGTAGTTCCTTCTGCATGTGCAAAAGCGGGCGTTCTCGCGATGACGAGAAGTTTAGCGGTTGAGTGGGCGAAATACGGAATTCGTTTCAACGCCATCGCACCGGGTCCGTTTCCTACAAAAGGAGCATGGGAAAGATTATTGCCCGGAAATTTGGCGGAAAAATTCGATATGAGAAAAAAAGTTCCTTTAAGGCGAGTTGGCGAACATCAGGAGTTAGCGAATCTTGCGGCGTATTTGGTTTCTGATTTTTCAGCTTATGTAAATGGAGAAGTTGTAACTATTGATGGCGGAGAATGGCTTCAAGGTGCAGGAGAATTCAATATGTTGGAGGAAATTCCGCAGGAAATGTGGGATATGTTGGAAGCAATGATTAAGGCAAAAAAATCACAGTGA
- a CDS encoding GIY-YIG nuclease family protein, which translates to MPTELFPAKQIPRIYAYQDSRYPNMLKVGYTTKSAQERIKEQYPVNLPSQSYEIVLDELAIREDGTFFTDKVIHKRLKKWEINNAAGEWYSCAKEEVLASIIAERKGIENEQKRTQDFRMRPEQKAAVDKTARYFKSFEDEEGIIPHFLWNAKMRFGKTFASYQLAKEMGWKKILVLTFKPAVLSAWREDLLSHIDFKNWQFVSQKDEDLKEKDIDRKKPFVYFASFQDVLGKDTKTGGIKVKNEWIHNEEWDCVIFDEYHYGAWRENAKDLFGKEEKRDFEQIEAELEEMEMDTPDYFDEKLIPIKTSHYLYLSGTPFRAIGSGEFIEEQIFNWTYSDEQKAKEEWKGDDNPYASLPRMVMLTYQLPEEIQQIALKGEFNEFDLNLFFSADGEGVRAKFKYEDEVQKWLNLIRGQYTETLVDDLKLGKKKPPMPYSDIRLLNVLQHTFWFLPNVASCFAMANLLAQPQNTYYHDYEVVVCAGSAAGIGVEALVPVKKAMGEPLKTKTITLSCGKLTTGVSVKPWTGIFMLRNSSSPETYFQAVFRVQTPWTVKNPDKNSPNSEEIIKHECYVFDFAPTRALSQVASYSNQLDINPNANPETKVADFIKFLPILAYDGSSMKEVDAAEILDIATSGTTATLLAKRWESALLVNVDNVTLQRLLNNAQAMEALSNIEGFRSLNQEIETIINKSEAVKKAKKEASVKGEELSAKEKRELTAEEKETKSLRKQIQEKLIKFATRIPVFMYLTDFREHTLKDVITKLEPELFKRVTGLTVNDFSLLERLGVFNGALMNDAVFKFKRYEDSSLNYTGIDRHHETVIGGFDTTKPVRDFEEMRSS; encoded by the coding sequence ATGCCCACCGAACTTTTTCCCGCCAAACAAATCCCAAGAATATACGCCTACCAAGACAGTCGCTATCCCAATATGCTGAAGGTAGGCTACACCACAAAATCTGCCCAGGAACGAATCAAGGAACAATATCCCGTTAATCTTCCTTCTCAGTCTTATGAGATTGTGCTGGATGAGCTCGCCATTCGCGAAGACGGTACTTTTTTTACAGACAAGGTGATTCACAAACGCCTTAAAAAATGGGAGATCAACAATGCCGCCGGAGAATGGTACAGCTGTGCTAAAGAAGAAGTGCTTGCAAGCATCATCGCCGAACGAAAAGGTATTGAGAACGAACAGAAACGCACCCAAGATTTTAGAATGCGCCCCGAACAAAAGGCAGCAGTAGATAAAACCGCACGATATTTTAAGTCTTTCGAGGACGAAGAAGGCATTATTCCTCATTTTTTGTGGAATGCCAAAATGCGTTTCGGGAAAACCTTTGCATCGTATCAGTTGGCAAAAGAAATGGGCTGGAAGAAAATTTTGGTGCTAACCTTCAAACCTGCGGTTCTCAGCGCATGGCGCGAGGATTTGCTTTCGCATATTGATTTCAAAAACTGGCAGTTTGTATCGCAAAAAGACGAAGATTTAAAAGAAAAAGATATCGACCGTAAAAAACCGTTTGTGTACTTCGCCTCGTTTCAGGATGTTTTAGGGAAAGATACCAAAACAGGAGGCATCAAAGTAAAAAACGAATGGATACACAATGAGGAATGGGACTGCGTGATCTTCGATGAATACCATTACGGAGCTTGGCGAGAAAATGCCAAAGACCTTTTCGGTAAAGAAGAAAAGCGGGACTTCGAACAAATAGAAGCCGAGCTGGAAGAAATGGAAATGGATACTCCGGATTATTTCGATGAAAAACTCATCCCGATCAAGACAAGCCATTATCTCTATCTTTCAGGAACGCCGTTCCGCGCTATCGGTTCGGGAGAATTTATTGAAGAACAGATTTTCAACTGGACTTATTCCGACGAACAGAAAGCTAAAGAAGAATGGAAAGGTGATGATAATCCTTATGCTTCACTGCCGCGAATGGTAATGCTGACTTACCAGCTTCCGGAAGAAATACAGCAGATTGCACTGAAAGGTGAATTTAATGAGTTTGATTTGAATTTGTTTTTTTCGGCAGATGGTGAAGGAGTTCGCGCAAAATTCAAATATGAAGATGAGGTACAAAAATGGCTGAACCTGATCCGCGGACAATACACCGAAACTCTGGTAGATGACCTGAAGCTGGGCAAAAAGAAACCACCGATGCCCTATTCTGATATCCGCTTGCTCAATGTACTGCAACATACATTTTGGTTTTTGCCCAATGTAGCATCATGTTTTGCGATGGCAAATCTTTTAGCACAGCCACAAAACACCTACTATCATGATTACGAAGTTGTAGTTTGCGCAGGCAGTGCAGCCGGTATTGGAGTAGAAGCACTTGTGCCGGTGAAAAAAGCAATGGGCGAACCCCTGAAAACGAAAACAATTACGCTGTCTTGCGGAAAATTGACGACCGGTGTTTCCGTAAAACCCTGGACTGGGATTTTTATGCTGAGAAATTCTTCAAGTCCCGAAACTTATTTTCAGGCAGTTTTCCGTGTACAAACACCATGGACAGTGAAGAACCCCGACAAAAATTCACCCAACAGCGAGGAGATCATTAAACACGAATGTTATGTTTTCGATTTTGCACCAACAAGAGCGTTAAGCCAAGTTGCATCATATAGTAATCAGCTTGATATAAACCCAAATGCAAATCCCGAAACCAAAGTTGCAGATTTCATTAAGTTTTTGCCCATCCTTGCTTATGACGGCAGCAGTATGAAGGAAGTGGATGCTGCGGAAATCCTTGACATTGCAACAAGCGGAACTACGGCGACACTTCTTGCCAAACGCTGGGAAAGCGCCTTGCTAGTAAATGTGGATAACGTAACGCTGCAAAGACTTTTAAACAATGCTCAAGCAATGGAGGCGTTAAGTAATATTGAAGGATTCCGCTCTTTAAATCAGGAAATTGAAACGATCATCAATAAATCTGAAGCAGTGAAAAAAGCGAAGAAAGAAGCTTCGGTCAAGGGCGAAGAATTATCAGCTAAAGAGAAGCGAGAACTTACGGCTGAGGAAAAGGAAACCAAAAGTTTGCGAAAGCAAATTCAGGAGAAACTGATTAAGTTTGCAACAAGAATACCTGTATTTATGTATCTAACCGATTTTCGGGAGCATACGCTGAAAGATGTGATTACCAAATTGGAACCCGAACTTTTTAAAAGAGTTACAGGTCTCACGGTAAATGATTTTTCGTTGCTGGAACGTTTGGGTGTTTTTAATGGAGCATTGATGAACGACGCTGTTTTCAAATTTAAACGATACGAAGATTCCAGTTTGAACTATACCGGCATCGATCGCCATCACGAAACCGTTATCGGCGGATTTGACACGACCAAACCAGTTAGAGATTTTGAAGAAATGAGATCGTCGTAG
- a CDS encoding Eco57I restriction-modification methylase domain-containing protein, producing the protein MMRTEYNPDVLTCLANLSNDEVFTPPQIANQMLDLLPVELWSNPEAKFLDPFTKSGVFLREITKRLITGLETQIPDLQTRINHIMANQIYGIAITELTSLLARRSLYCTKNADGEFSVADIFANPEGNIAYENIPHTWDTNGKCIYCGVSKDVMGEEIREGLESHAYMFIHNKNPFENMQFDVIIGNPPYQLSDGGHGSSAMPLYHKFIEQAIKLQPKFISVIIPARWFSGGKGLDEFRDLMLSGNKMRILVDFINSTDCFPGVDISGGITYFLWQNDYNGDCVVRTIEDNKVISEMTRPLKENNADIFIRYNDAIPIIRKLEQFNEKSFMTVVSSRKPFGLTTNFRGSNSGNVKVYTSAGISYTTDENVLNNKDWVNLPKVYTAKAYGERIATNFWVTGKPFLGERGSICTETYLVVGPFASEKKCENVISYMRTRFFRFLVLLVKNTQNAPKGVYQLVPIQNFNEEWTDVKLYNKYNLSDEEIRLIEKLVRPME; encoded by the coding sequence ATGATGAGGACGGAATATAACCCCGATGTGCTGACCTGCCTTGCCAACCTGAGCAACGATGAGGTCTTCACACCGCCGCAAATTGCCAACCAAATGCTGGACCTGCTTCCTGTGGAGCTTTGGAGCAATCCCGAAGCTAAATTTCTGGATCCGTTTACCAAGTCGGGCGTTTTTCTGCGGGAGATTACCAAACGTCTCATTACCGGTCTGGAAACGCAGATTCCCGATTTGCAAACGCGCATTAACCATATTATGGCAAACCAAATTTACGGAATTGCCATTACAGAACTTACCTCTCTTTTGGCAAGGAGAAGTTTGTACTGTACCAAAAATGCAGACGGCGAATTTTCTGTTGCCGACATTTTTGCAAACCCCGAAGGAAATATTGCCTACGAAAACATCCCGCATACTTGGGATACTAATGGCAAATGTATCTATTGCGGCGTAAGCAAAGATGTGATGGGCGAGGAAATAAGAGAAGGCTTGGAAAGCCACGCCTACATGTTTATACACAACAAAAACCCTTTTGAAAATATGCAGTTTGATGTCATTATAGGAAACCCGCCGTATCAGTTGAGTGATGGGGGGCATGGTTCAAGTGCAATGCCGCTATATCATAAATTTATTGAACAAGCAATAAAATTGCAGCCGAAATTTATTAGTGTAATCATACCTGCTCGGTGGTTTTCTGGAGGTAAGGGGCTTGATGAATTTCGGGACTTGATGCTATCGGGAAATAAAATGAGGATATTAGTCGATTTTATTAATTCTACTGATTGTTTTCCAGGTGTTGATATCTCTGGCGGAATAACTTATTTTTTATGGCAAAATGATTACAATGGGGATTGTGTAGTTCGAACTATCGAAGATAATAAGGTTATTTCTGAAATGACTCGCCCATTAAAAGAGAATAATGCAGATATTTTTATTCGATATAATGATGCAATTCCTATTATACGAAAACTAGAGCAATTCAATGAGAAATCATTTATGACTGTGGTGAGTTCAAGAAAGCCTTTCGGTTTAACTACAAATTTTAGAGGTAGCAACAGCGGTAATGTTAAGGTTTATACGAGTGCAGGAATTTCTTATACTACAGATGAAAATGTACTAAATAATAAAGATTGGGTTAATCTGCCAAAAGTATATACAGCAAAGGCTTATGGCGAAAGAATAGCCACGAATTTTTGGGTTACCGGTAAGCCTTTTTTAGGCGAAAGAGGTTCTATTTGTACGGAAACATATCTTGTTGTAGGTCCATTTGCTTCTGAAAAGAAATGTGAGAATGTTATTTCATATATGCGTACGCGTTTTTTTAGATTTTTAGTCCTTTTGGTTAAAAATACCCAAAATGCACCTAAAGGCGTATACCAGCTTGTCCCTATTCAAAACTTTAATGAAGAATGGACAGATGTGAAACTTTACAATAAGTATAATCTTTCTGATGAGGAAATACGTCTTATTGAGAAATTGGTTAGACCAATGGAATAA
- a CDS encoding DNA methyltransferase → MQVKSRKRVADHGEVFTNEREVKAMLDLVKDQTERIDATFLEPACGSGNFLIEILHRKLQVLLSKYKNSRTEFDKNLIVAVYSIYGVELLEDNAAECRERLYTKIEADYPKKFKTHEDFTHLMKSVQHILHTNIICGNALDYTTKDGDPIIFTHWSLQTDGKVIQNFFDYREISNVKQGMQSLFAEQQDPNPPKPKHYLKLYRDDEDGI, encoded by the coding sequence ATGCAGGTAAAATCGCGCAAACGCGTCGCAGACCATGGCGAAGTGTTTACCAACGAACGCGAGGTAAAGGCGATGCTCGATTTGGTGAAAGACCAAACCGAACGTATTGATGCTACTTTTCTGGAACCCGCTTGTGGTTCCGGAAATTTTCTGATTGAGATTTTGCACCGCAAATTGCAAGTCTTGCTCTCCAAATACAAAAACAGCCGGACTGAGTTCGACAAAAACCTTATCGTTGCGGTGTACAGCATCTATGGCGTAGAACTTCTGGAAGACAATGCCGCAGAATGCCGTGAACGACTCTACACCAAAATCGAAGCCGACTATCCCAAAAAATTTAAAACGCACGAAGATTTCACCCACCTGATGAAAAGTGTGCAGCATATTCTGCATACCAACATCATTTGCGGAAATGCGTTGGACTATACCACCAAAGATGGTGATCCCATCATCTTCACCCATTGGAGTTTGCAAACGGACGGAAAAGTGATTCAGAACTTTTTCGATTACCGCGAAATATCCAATGTAAAACAAGGAATGCAGTCCTTGTTTGCAGAACAGCAGGATCCCAATCCGCCCAAGCCGAAACACTACCTAAAACTTTACCGAGATGATGAGGACGGAATATAA